The Aerococcus loyolae genome contains the following window.
GCCGGCTGGTGTGTTCGCTGGCTTATTAGCGCTATCTTTGAAGCTTGGGGCTTTCGATTTTGCTGGTTGTCCAACCTTGGCCTCAGTTGGTTCATAGCTGGGTTCCAAGGCATCCTTATCTTGTTGTTTAACCTTGATTGGGGCTTTGGATTCAGCCTTGAGTTCACCGGTCTTACCTGGAACAGTGACTTCAACCTTCTTACCGTCATGGTCTTTCTTGGTTAGAGGTGTTTCAGGGGTGTAGTTAGGCACGTCTTTGAGGCCCACTTTAATGCCATACTTGTCAAAGTCTTTCGGTTCAACCACTTTTTCCACGCCATTGGCATCGGTTAATTTCACCTTAGTGCCGGCTGGGTCAAGTTTGTTGTCGCCTTCCTTGCCTTCGGTATATTCTTTCTTGGTTGGGTCTTGAACGATTTCAACCTTAGCGATACCGACATTGTCTTCGTTGAAGCCTTTATCTTCGTAAACAGAGTAGTATTCGCGAGTGTCGCCCTTAAGCCCTTCTTCGATTGGGGTATCCTTGGCTAATTCATTGTCAAAGATTGGTTCCCATGATGACCATTTCTTAGCTGGGTTGTCCGCTACTGGGTTTGTAGGTACAACTTGATCAAATTTAGTTTGAATTTCTGGGTCGTTAAACTTAGTTCCTTTAAGAACGTCGAAGGCTTTCACCTTAGAATTGTCCGCAAATTTACCAGTTACTGAACCGTCCTTAGTATCCGCATTGAATTTCAGGCGCACATAGCCTTCAGGTACAGGAGCGTTTGGATCGGTAACATCTTTAATCTTGTCTTGTTCAGCCACAATAACGGGTGCATTGGTGGTATCTTGTGAACCATCCTTGTAGGTCACAACCACTGGCACGCTAACCATGGTCCCAGCATCAGCAGCCTTAGCTGTGTAGGTGACAACACCTGTGTTAGGATCAACTTTAGCACCCTCTGGAGCGTTTTCGCCTAAAGCGAACTTAGCGCCTTCTGGTTTGACAGTATCCTTGTCAGCTTGGTCAATGAATGTAGGCGTTGAGGTGACTTCTTCACCGACATTACTATAGACTGGGGTGTATTTAGGATCAACTAAGTCTTTTTCTTCTTCTTTAGGTAGTACTTTAATGACAGCGTTACTTTGGATCTTCATCCCATTTGGATAGGTAAGAGTTACAGGAACAGTTACTGTTTCACCTGGAATTTTCGCTGTATCAGCAGCTTTGATGGTGACTTCACCAGTCTTAGGATCTACGCTTACAGGGATGTCCTTGCCAGCAACGTTGACGGTCTTAAGTGGCTCGTAAGAAATCTTAGTTTCGCCGTTTTTATCAACGGTTTCTTTTCTTTCTTCATAGGAGAAGGTTGGCTTGCCATCATTTGGATTTGGAGTATATTCTTCTCCAGCGGTATTCTTATATTTTGGAGTGGCTGTTTTAGCTTCTTGACCCGCTTTCTTTTCAATTGGATCATATTCAACCTTAGGCGCTGCGATAAAGGCATCTGCAGCAAGAGCGTTGGTCAGGTCATCATGCTTGCTTCCGTCGTTTAAGAAGATAGCAGAAGTAAATTTAGCTGGTGCGCCCAGTTGCTTATCGACATTTACCGGAATAGATGCTGGTGCTTTACCATCTGGAGTCGTTACAAATTCAGTAGCTTCTCCATATGGCTTACCATCTTTGAACCATCTTTGGACATAAGTCGTACTTGGTAATAGACCTTCAGACGCATTTTCTACTTTTGCGCCGGCTGGAGCAAAGTTTGATTGTGCATCGTATGTTTTAATCGCGTGGGCTGGTTTGGCTACGATGGCAGCAAAGTTTACGTCTGAGATATTCCCTGAAGCCAAGTTTGATGGACCAACTGGTTTAGCAGCCCCATCAAGAAGAGCAAACATGTTGTTTTGTGATGTATTTGACCAAATATTGTAATTATCGATCAAAGAAGCCGCATACATATAATCTTGGTTGATGTGACGGTGTTTTTGTCCGATTGTTCCATTCCAAGCCATTAAGTTTTTATGGTCTTCATCTTGGACTTCAACTAATTTACCATATTGTTCAGGTTTAATGGTATGGGAAATGGATAATCCGCTATTCGCTTCATTTCTTGACACACCATAAAGTCCTCTAAATGGAATATAGTAATTGCCTTCAGAATCAACGGTACCTACAACAGTTTCGGCAATATGAGACCCTTTACCGTTTTTAGCTTCATAGTCGGCAATGATTTGGGCTTGGGCATCTCTAAACTCTAAAATTCTTGGGTTATCTTGTCCAGCAGAACCAGTATAATTATTATCTTTCTTCCATTTATCGAATAGACGAGCAACCTCATCATTTACATAAGAGGCAACTACTTTTGTTTTAGCTGCTGGAAGGTCCCATGAATCTTTCTTCCACATACGGGCGTCTGATCCGGCAGGGTCTCCCCCATCAAACCAAACCTTACCAGAAACTTTACCGTAGTCTCCAGCTGGTTTCCACTCACCGGAAGGATCTGGTGATACTCGCCAGGTATCCTTAGGGCCAACTAGCCAATCATTATTCAATAATTTTTCTTGGAAAACCACTTGACCATTCACAATGCGGTCAATACCTACTGTGAAGTCCCAAGATTCATTGGTACGGGTTAACCGTTTGTGGAAGCCAGTGATTTGATCCCCACCCTTGATCAAAGCTAAGTGAGCTGGATCAGGATTTTCTGCCCAGGTTCTAACCGCAAAGGCTTCTTGGTCACCATCAGATAATTTCCATTTATGAACATTACCAAATTTATCGATAACTGGTTTGTCAAAGGTAAAAGTGAATTTTCCATCCGCCCTTGAAACGGTTTTATATACTGGCGAAACATAGCCATCTTTGTAGGCCCATTGCAAATAAACAGGGACGCCAGCTAAAGTTTCCTTAGTCACTTCGTTACTATTGCCATGTCTGTATACGAAAACAGTCCCTGAATAAGACCGCTTATCACCTTGTTTACCAGTCGCATCAATAGCGGAATCTTGTAATTTTTTAAGTAATTCAGATTCGCCAACCAAGGTCTTATCAGAGTTTGTTGTATCTACATTAGCATAGAATGACAGGCCTTCATTCTTGACTTCGCTCTTTAGCTCATCAGACTTAACTTTATCCTCAGATTCCTTTTTATCTGCTGCATAGTAGGCTGCACGACTTGTAGCTTTTTTTGCTTTAACTTTTTCTTCAGGCTTAACTTCTTTGTTAGCTTTTGGCTTTTCTTCAGCTTTAACGGTTTCGGCTTTAGGTTGTTCTTCAACCTTAGCTGCTTTTTCAACCTTAGCTTGTTCTTCGGCTTTCTTAGCTTCAGCCTTTTCAGCTTCCCCATCAGCTTTAACTTTTTCGGCTAGAGTTTTTTCTTCAGACTTCTTATCTGCTTCAGGTTGAGCCGGTTTAGCTTCTGCTTTTTCTTCAGTAATCTTGGTTTCTTCTACTACAGGTGTAGGAACTGCTTTATCCTCAGCTGGACTTGCCACTGAAGCATTCACTGCCTCACTCGGCTTAGGGTCCGCTACAGGAGCTGGTGCACTTGGCGCTTCCACTGCTGAAGCTTTGACTTCGTTGGTGGCCGCTTGAGCAACAGCAGAATCGGAAGCAAAGAGCAAACCTGCCGCTATTGCAACTGATGCAACGCCAACACTTAGGCGTCTAATCGAGTAGCGGTAGAATTTGTTGCTTTGCTTTTCCTTTTTCACCTTAAGGTTATTCTTACCAACCATATTCTTCCTCCTCATACTTATACAAATACGTTTCATTACAAAACAAGGACTTGATAGGGTTATGGTACTCCAAAGTTAAGTACAAATTCAACGATTATAAAGTTTTGTTAACATTAATTTTATTTTATCATTAACTTTATTTATTTTATTAAAATATACACACATTGCTAATCAAGGCTTTCTGACTGTTTTCATAGTTAAAAACAAGATGAATGAGTTTATATTTATTAAAAATAATTCATACTTTTATACATTTTTTGTTTTTTATTGCTAAATATACCGAGGTCAAAGACTGCTCGTTTTTTGGATCGAAAACTTCATTAAATAATAATGCCCAAGAAAAAAATCCCCTTAAAGCCACTTTCTAAACTTGAAAGTGCTTTAAGAGGATTGATTGGCTTAAATAATTAGTGACAGATCGCTTACATTTCTTTAGGTGCTTGAACACCTAAGAGTCTCAAGCCTTCAGTCAAGACCACTGACACCGCATAAACCAAGGCTAAGCGTGCATTTAATTGGTCATCTTCTTCAAGGACCCGAGTGTGGGCATAATATTTATTAAAGCGTTGGGCTAATTGAAGGGTATACTTAGCAATTACGCTAGGTTCATAACTTTCATAGGCCTTAGCAATAATTTCTGGGAAACGGTTTAATTGTTTGACTACCGCATAAGACTCATCATCAGCCAGTTGTAGATCGTCTAGACTAGGTTTACCGGCATTGGCCTTACGCAAGATCGATTGGGCCCGGGCATTGGCGTATTGGACATAGGGACCGGTTTCTCCTTCAAATTGGACCACTTCTTCTAATTGGAAGTCAAAGTTGTTCAAGCGGTCATTCTTGAGGTCATGGAATACCACTGCACCTACCCCAACAGCTTCGGCCACTTGGTCTTTATCAGAGAGGTCAGGATTTTTACTGTTGATTTGTTCTTGAGCTAAACGAATGGCTTCTTTAAGGACCGATTCTAAGAGAACCACTTTTCCTTTCCGGGTAGAGAGTTTCTTGCCCCCTTGAGTAATTAAACCGAAGGGAATATGGTGAATATCTTCATACCAGTCATAACCCATTTCTTTAATGACAGCCTTTAATTGTTTGAAGTGGACAGACTGTTCATTTCCAACCACATAGAGACATTGGTCAAAGTCATAGGTCCGCTTACGGTAGAAGACAGCTGCCAGGTCACGAGTCATATAAAGGGTCGCCCCATCAGACTTCTTCACTAAGGCTGGAATCAAGTCATAGGCTTCCAAATCAACTAGGGTAGCTCCTTGGTCCACTTTGAGCAGTTTTTTTTCTTCTAACTCGTCAATCACTGCATCCATCTTGTCATTATAGAAGGCTTCCCCATTCATGGAATCAAAATCGATACCTAGTAAATCATAGATACTTTGAAATTCTTCTAGGGATTTCTCCCGCATCCATTGCCATAATTCCAATTCTTCTGGGTTGCCACCTTCTAATTCTTTAAAGGCTTGGCGCGCTTCATCATTTAAAGAATCATCTTCATCAGCCATTTGGTGGAAGTAGACATACAAGCGGTTTAATTCCTTAATCGGATTTTGTCGAACGGTTGCTTCGTCACCCCATTTACGGTAAGCAACGATCAGTTTACCAAATTGCGTTCCCCAGTCCCCTAAATGGTTAATGCGGACCGGTTGGAAGCCTACCTTTTCAACAATATTACCGATAGCGTTCCCAATAACGGTGGAACGGAGGTGGCCCATTGACATAGGTTTAGCAATATTTGGGCTCGACATATCAATACAAATATTTTCCCCGTCACCAATAGCTAATTGGCCATAAGCCGATTCCTTATCTAAGATATTAGCTAAGACAGCGGCAGAGATCTTATCGGCCTTTAAGAAGAAGTTAATATATGGTCCCACTGCTTCAACATGGTCAACTAAGTCATCACTGAGTTTGCCGGCTAATTCACTGGCAATCTTTTGAGGGGCTTGGCGAAGTGATTTAGCTAGGATAAAAGCTGGAAAAGCCAGGTCGCCTTGGCCTTCATGTTTTGGCACTTCTAAGACATCTTCCACTTGGTCTAGACTTAAATAATCACTAACTTCTGCTTGAATAATTTTTGCAATATGTTGTTTAATGTTCATGCTTTAACTCCTTTGTTAATGAGTCTTCCACCTTGGCTTAGCAAGGTGCGTCCTGTCTATTTTAGCATAAATTTGTTCATTTTAAAGATTGAAAGGAAAAAAAGCCAAAGCAGACAGAAACCAAATAAAAAACGACAGGACTTAGCCTGCCGTTTTCTTCTATTAATTTAATTATTTTTCAAGTGGTTGCCATTTCCATTCTTTAACTTCTGGCATGTCAGTACCGTATTCTACAATGTAGGCACGGTGTTCTTCCACCTTAGCATTCATTTGGTCAATGAAGTCTTGGGCTTTGTCGCCGTATACCACTTCAGCAACATGAGCGGCAAAATGGAAGCGGTCGAGTTCGTTTAAGACACGCATGTCGAATGGTGTGGTAATAGCCCCTTCTTCACGGTAACCATGTGGGTAGAGGTTATGGTTGTGACGGTCGAAGAAGATATCTTTGAGTAAGCCTTCGAAGCTGTGGAAGCCAAAGAAGACTGGTTTGTCTTTAGTAAAGACAGCATCAAATTCTTCGTCAGATAAACCACGTGGGTCAATATTTGGATGACGGAGTCGGTAGAGGTCAACCACATTCACGTAACGAATCTTCAATTCTGGGAAGGCTTCGTGTAGGTATGAAATGGTTGCAATGGTTTCTACAGTTGGTTCAGTACCAGAGGCAGCGATCACTACGTCAGGTTCTTCCCCTTCTTCAACGGTAGAAGCCCAGTCAATGACCTTGTAGCCCTTGTCAACAAATTCTTCAGCTTCTTCAACTGAGAAGAATTGTGGACGTGGGTGTTTAGAAGTCACGATGTAGTTAATCACGTTTTCAGAACTTAAAGCCTTATCCATTACGGCTAAGAGGGAGTTGGTATCTGCAGGGAGGTAAGCCCGGACAAATTCACCCTTCTTCTCTGCCAAGTGGGTTAATAAACCTGGGTCTTGGTGAGTATAACCGTTATGGTCTTGTTGGAAAGCGGTAGAAGAGGAAATCAAGTTCAATGATTGATAAGGTTTATGCCATTTGTACTCGCTAGCTTCACGCATCCATTTGAAATGTTGGGTGATCATGGAGTCAACTGTCCGTAAGAAGGCTTCATAACTAGCAAAGAAACCATGACGACCGGTTAAGGTATAAGCTTCTAAGAAACCTTCCATTTGGTGTTCGGATAATTGTGAGTCAATCACACGACCAGATGGTGACATCCATTCATCGTAGTTATCCTTAATTGGTTCTAGCCATTGACGTTTGGTAACATCAAAGACCTTGTTCAAGCGGTTAGACTTAGTTTCGTCTGGCCCAAAGATACGGAAGTTGTCTGGGTTCTTTTCGATAACGCCAGCAGCATAGCCACCCATTTCAATCATATCTTGGGCGTCGCGTTCACCAGGTGTATCGAAGTCAAGGGCATAGTCACGCCAGTCTGGTAAGTCTAAAGGTTTAGGATCGATGCCTCCGTCAGTAATTGGGTTGGAAGCCATCCGTTGGTCACCCTTAGGCGCAATTTCAGCAATTTCTGGACGTAATTGACCATCTTCAGTAAAGAGTTCTTCTGGACGGTAGGATTTCAACCAATCAACTAAAGCATCTACATGTTCCATATTCTCAGCGTTCACTGGAATTGGCACTTGGTGGGCTCTGAAGGAACCTTCAATGTCGTTACCTTCCCATGCCTTAGGACCAGTCCAGCCCTTAGGTGTCCGGTAAAGAATCATTGGCCAGTTACCCATAGTAGCTTCTTCAGCTGAACCTTTACGCGCTTCGCCTTGTATGGATTTAATCTTTTCAATAGCTTGGTCTAAGGTTTTAGCCATGAGTGGGTGAACCTTTTCAGGATCGTTGCCTTCAACCACCATTGGATCCCAACCTAAGCCTTGGAAGTACTTAATTAAGTCTTCATTAGATTTACGTTCTAAAATAGTTGGGTTAGCAATTTTACCCCCGTTTAAGTAAAGGATTGGTAAGACGGCACCATCAGTCACTGGGTTAATAAAGCTATTAGATAACCAGCTGGCTGCTAAAGGACCAGTTTCAGATTCCCCGTCACCAATCACAGTAGCTGCAATCACGTCAGGATTATCAAGGATGGCCCCGGTAGCGTGGGATAAGGAATAACCAAGTTCCCCACCTTCATGGATAGATCCAGGAATTTCAGCGGTCGCGTGTGAGCCGGTTCCTCCTGGGAAGGAGAAGTATTTGAAGAATTTTTGCATTCCTTCCTTGTTTTGTGGGTATTCTGGATAATGTTCACTCCAGGTCCCATCTAAATAAGCATTGGCTTGCATCACTTGGCCACCATGTCCTGGTCCTTCGATATAGAACATGTTTAGGTCATATTTATTGATGACACGGTTCAAATGAGCGTAAACAAAGTTTTGCCCGGCAATGGTTCCCCAGTGTCCGATTGGGGTGATCTTAACGTCATCTGCCGTTACTTCACGGTCTAATAAAGGATTATCCCGTAAGTACATTTGTCCGACAGATAAATAGTTAGCGGCACGCCACCAGGCATCCACTTTATCTAAATACGCTTTTGAATCAAAATCAGTCATTTTTTGATTTCCTCCTTTGAGCGAGTCGCTCTTATTTCTATTAATAATAACTTATCGCTTACCCATGACCACATGATAACATAGTCACAATCTTTTGAGAATAGCTTAAGAGCAAGATTTTTTGTTTATTTTCTTAAAATACAATCAAAGGAAGAAACGTTAATATGATCACTAGTTAAGCGCTATAATGACGGACGTTCTTGGCAATGTCGATCAGGACTGCGATCGATTGTTCAATTGTTTCAATTGTCACAAATTCGTAAGGGCCATGGGTATTTTCAGCTCCTGAGAAGAGATTTGGGGTTGGCAGGCCCTTATGTGAGAGAATAGCTCCGTCCGTTCCGCCGCGCATAGGTGCTTCAAAAGCTTCCACCTTATTTTTCAAATAAGCATCCCTAGCTAGATCAATTACCCAGGGGTAATCTTTTAGCACTTCGTACATATTGTCATATTGGTCAACAATCCGATAAGTAATTCGCTCTTCACCGATTTCTTGGTTTAAACGCGCGACTTGTTCTTCAAAGTAAGCCAATTTCTCTTGCATTTTTTTCTTATCATGGTCCCTTAAGTAATAAAACTGGTTGAGATGGTCAATCGTTCCTTCTTGACGGATCAAGAAATAGAAGCCTTCCCGACCACTGGTCTTTTCGGGCACTTGGTCAGCGGGG
Protein-coding sequences here:
- the argS gene encoding arginine--tRNA ligase; protein product: MNIKQHIAKIIQAEVSDYLSLDQVEDVLEVPKHEGQGDLAFPAFILAKSLRQAPQKIASELAGKLSDDLVDHVEAVGPYINFFLKADKISAAVLANILDKESAYGQLAIGDGENICIDMSSPNIAKPMSMGHLRSTVIGNAIGNIVEKVGFQPVRINHLGDWGTQFGKLIVAYRKWGDEATVRQNPIKELNRLYVYFHQMADEDDSLNDEARQAFKELEGGNPEELELWQWMREKSLEEFQSIYDLLGIDFDSMNGEAFYNDKMDAVIDELEEKKLLKVDQGATLVDLEAYDLIPALVKKSDGATLYMTRDLAAVFYRKRTYDFDQCLYVVGNEQSVHFKQLKAVIKEMGYDWYEDIHHIPFGLITQGGKKLSTRKGKVVLLESVLKEAIRLAQEQINSKNPDLSDKDQVAEAVGVGAVVFHDLKNDRLNNFDFQLEEVVQFEGETGPYVQYANARAQSILRKANAGKPSLDDLQLADDESYAVVKQLNRFPEIIAKAYESYEPSVIAKYTLQLAQRFNKYYAHTRVLEEDDQLNARLALVYAVSVVLTEGLRLLGVQAPKEM
- a CDS encoding phosphoketolase family protein, whose amino-acid sequence is MTDFDSKAYLDKVDAWWRAANYLSVGQMYLRDNPLLDREVTADDVKITPIGHWGTIAGQNFVYAHLNRVINKYDLNMFYIEGPGHGGQVMQANAYLDGTWSEHYPEYPQNKEGMQKFFKYFSFPGGTGSHATAEIPGSIHEGGELGYSLSHATGAILDNPDVIAATVIGDGESETGPLAASWLSNSFINPVTDGAVLPILYLNGGKIANPTILERKSNEDLIKYFQGLGWDPMVVEGNDPEKVHPLMAKTLDQAIEKIKSIQGEARKGSAEEATMGNWPMILYRTPKGWTGPKAWEGNDIEGSFRAHQVPIPVNAENMEHVDALVDWLKSYRPEELFTEDGQLRPEIAEIAPKGDQRMASNPITDGGIDPKPLDLPDWRDYALDFDTPGERDAQDMIEMGGYAAGVIEKNPDNFRIFGPDETKSNRLNKVFDVTKRQWLEPIKDNYDEWMSPSGRVIDSQLSEHQMEGFLEAYTLTGRHGFFASYEAFLRTVDSMITQHFKWMREASEYKWHKPYQSLNLISSSTAFQQDHNGYTHQDPGLLTHLAEKKGEFVRAYLPADTNSLLAVMDKALSSENVINYIVTSKHPRPQFFSVEEAEEFVDKGYKVIDWASTVEEGEEPDVVIAASGTEPTVETIATISYLHEAFPELKIRYVNVVDLYRLRHPNIDPRGLSDEEFDAVFTKDKPVFFGFHSFEGLLKDIFFDRHNHNLYPHGYREEGAITTPFDMRVLNELDRFHFAAHVAEVVYGDKAQDFIDQMNAKVEEHRAYIVEYGTDMPEVKEWKWQPLEK